In Halalkalicoccus subterraneus, one DNA window encodes the following:
- a CDS encoding TetR/AcrR family transcriptional regulator has protein sequence MAQFVPFDGDPVTTPDQILWATYKALYQYGYAGLSIQRIADFTDINKSSIYYHYENKDELLLAFLERVLEDIQEGFKVESKLDPVTDLQQFIDQIFASTESDSQEVTLPLGAYVEIRAQAVSNAAYRNRIVDIDTALKEQLKSILQEGIDQGVMQELDVEQVSEYVLTTIVGAIERYATTEAIAVDAVRTELTVYLERRVLI, from the coding sequence CACCGGATCAGATCCTTTGGGCGACGTATAAAGCTCTCTACCAGTATGGGTATGCTGGACTCTCAATTCAGCGAATCGCCGACTTTACCGATATCAACAAGTCCTCGATCTACTATCACTACGAGAACAAGGACGAACTCCTGCTTGCATTTCTTGAACGAGTTCTGGAAGATATCCAAGAGGGATTCAAGGTTGAGTCCAAATTGGATCCAGTTACTGACCTCCAGCAATTCATTGATCAGATCTTTGCGTCGACTGAGTCTGACTCTCAGGAGGTGACTCTCCCATTGGGCGCATACGTTGAAATACGGGCCCAGGCCGTCTCCAATGCGGCCTACCGAAACCGAATCGTGGATATCGATACCGCACTAAAAGAACAATTAAAATCTATTTTACAAGAGGGGATTGATCAAGGCGTTATGCAGGAACTCGATGTTGAGCAGGTTAGTGAGTACGTACTGACGACAATTGTGGGAGCAATAGAGCGCTATGCAACGACCGAAGCGATCGCTGTGGATGCTGTTCGAACGGAGCTTACTGTGTATCTTGAGCGGCGCGTTCTCATTTAG
- a CDS encoding polyprenyl synthetase family protein: MNDVTSLEAVVTEYSDRISAELDFLFANELPASLSEPIPYSIEPEEYRLRATLLLLVADTFEIEKDKTEDIIPAALAVELSYILSVAHDDVIKQSERRQGKPLVDTKQDQSIAILAGDALFPKALEILLETDAPAEDLIVCQRNLLRGCRHVFEGQMLSCSLNSHESATETTYLKMLRLKTGSLFASSAYIGAILAGKDTCIAHQLAEYGRHIGVAFHIYHNIRKVTREPDLAGTISSRNLEPVNIMTIHAHQYGVDVPALLEGTDEAYDSLISELKSVGSIAYAQDRVTEYVWIAQRSLNQLSEPLKEHHLYELGNAITDDFVTSYS; encoded by the coding sequence ATGAATGACGTCACGTCATTGGAAGCAGTAGTTACTGAATATTCTGATCGAATATCTGCCGAACTAGATTTTTTGTTTGCGAATGAGTTACCAGCGAGCCTATCCGAACCGATTCCGTATTCAATTGAACCTGAGGAATACCGACTTCGGGCGACACTCCTCTTACTTGTCGCCGATACTTTTGAAATTGAGAAGGACAAAACGGAAGATATTATTCCTGCAGCGCTTGCGGTAGAATTATCTTATATACTCTCTGTCGCGCATGATGACGTCATCAAGCAAAGCGAGCGACGTCAAGGAAAGCCACTGGTTGATACAAAACAGGATCAATCAATTGCAATTCTAGCAGGAGATGCTCTATTTCCAAAAGCGCTCGAGATACTCCTTGAGACGGATGCACCAGCTGAAGATCTTATCGTCTGCCAACGGAACCTACTGAGGGGGTGTAGGCATGTTTTTGAAGGCCAGATGCTCAGTTGTTCACTCAATTCCCATGAATCAGCTACAGAAACCACATATCTCAAAATGCTGCGGCTAAAGACAGGGTCTCTGTTCGCTTCATCAGCTTATATCGGCGCCATACTCGCTGGAAAGGATACGTGTATTGCTCACCAATTGGCAGAATATGGCCGTCACATAGGTGTTGCATTCCATATCTACCATAATATTCGTAAAGTCACTAGAGAACCAGATCTAGCTGGCACTATCTCGAGTCGAAACCTAGAGCCGGTGAATATTATGACGATTCACGCACACCAGTATGGGGTCGATGTTCCTGCACTTCTCGAAGGGACTGATGAAGCCTATGACTCACTCATTTCCGAACTCAAATCCGTTGGGAGCATTGCCTACGCACAAGATCGTGTCACCGAGTACGTATGGATCGCTCAGCGGTCCCTCAATCAGCTCTCTGAGCCACTCAAGGAACACCATCTCTATGAGCTTGGCAACGCGATCACAGATGATTTTGTTACGAGCTACTCGTAG
- a CDS encoding TetR/AcrR family transcriptional regulator: protein MGTDSPAEKWNPAEEEIMQATYEVLLDRGYPGLSISQIADELGKSKAALYYHYDSKEDLLVAFLEFAVDRFETVVSTETGDNPDEDLEHVIEKLLPLRPNEEQRQTQEVMIALRSQAVTNEAFKEQFTQMDEQIAATIENIIRQGIKNGTFRDVDATRIAEHVLAIVNGTMYTRATTTREDATAITRVSISSYLDSELRSHT from the coding sequence ATGGGAACTGACTCACCTGCCGAGAAGTGGAACCCTGCTGAAGAAGAGATCATGCAGGCAACCTATGAAGTTCTTCTAGATCGCGGTTACCCAGGCCTATCGATCTCCCAAATTGCGGATGAACTCGGGAAATCGAAAGCTGCCCTCTACTACCATTATGATTCCAAGGAGGACCTCTTGGTCGCTTTCCTCGAATTTGCTGTCGACCGATTCGAGACGGTAGTTAGTACTGAGACGGGAGATAATCCTGACGAAGACCTTGAGCATGTCATCGAAAAACTCTTGCCACTCCGCCCCAACGAGGAGCAGCGCCAGACCCAGGAAGTGATGATTGCCCTTCGCTCACAAGCTGTAACGAACGAAGCCTTCAAAGAACAGTTTACACAGATGGATGAACAAATCGCGGCTACTATAGAGAATATAATTAGACAGGGAATCAAGAACGGGACTTTTCGAGATGTTGACGCCACGCGGATTGCAGAGCATGTTCTTGCCATCGTTAATGGCACAATGTATACTCGGGCAACAACTACTCGAGAAGACGCGACAGCAATAACCCGTGTGTCGATCTCCTCATATCTCGATTCCGAATTGAGGTCTCACACGTGA
- a CDS encoding zinc ribbon domain-containing protein: MVQISLRNNPLLAALLATAATGLGHLYLRRWLRALGWFSVISVTTVLFVSDSTLSALSWGTIADPLSVLPLVLVGVASVIDAYIIARVQQMSQQMIDKREALAEDTESETDTEVACPVCREEVDPSLSFCQWCGTKFDDMDDDTLNKPDKQR, encoded by the coding sequence ATGGTGCAAATTTCGCTCCGAAATAATCCATTGCTAGCTGCTCTCTTAGCTACCGCTGCCACTGGACTTGGGCACCTATATCTTCGCCGCTGGCTCAGAGCACTCGGCTGGTTTAGTGTGATAAGTGTTACGACAGTTCTATTTGTCTCTGATTCAACACTGTCCGCTCTCAGTTGGGGGACGATCGCCGATCCCCTTTCGGTCCTTCCACTTGTTCTTGTTGGCGTTGCTAGTGTCATTGATGCTTATATTATCGCGAGAGTTCAACAAATGTCACAACAAATGATTGATAAACGCGAAGCACTAGCTGAAGATACCGAAAGTGAAACCGACACTGAAGTGGCGTGCCCGGTTTGTAGAGAGGAGGTGGATCCATCGCTTAGCTTCTGCCAATGGTGTGGAACCAAATTCGATGATATGGATGACGATACACTAAACAAACCTGATAAACAGAGGTGA